Proteins encoded in a region of the Ptychodera flava strain L36383 chromosome 4, AS_Pfla_20210202, whole genome shotgun sequence genome:
- the LOC139131905 gene encoding beta-1,4 N-acetylgalactosaminyltransferase 1-like: protein MNYSTITVFVAFAVVVCDVFMLEAMQSHSSSTSDSNHIWNLPFEEWKNQPQRDLTDEGDKLQQKMVTEGGSCSCSDLHVPGKIHGGQMAEGLKLRRAAEMEKWRKERAVNEEPLVTCRMLSPLSYVGGVLTVEPLKMVRVVGLSVAEKAIVDLPAKDHADKILTIYSTKKLGTLTVDSPFTVSENCKIKGNDTDSLEIAFNAMSITIDDINSILQTLVFKSTYYDIHIREILEVKLSNFNINVHIEIRRERRPKIYGTHYDDDIIKKVTVVTKTFERYECVDRLVRSVNQYYPGMQILIADDSEIPEEIVGSNVQQFIMPYKEGWFAGRNLVLSQVKTKYFVWVDDDFIFTENTKLENFLEKFEDPRIQLDMIGAFFEDVNGTKYILSLFFKNIEIYAGDEDGDCMMRNRGFQRYLEEYPECMIVDLVTNFFMAKTLSVRAVGFDPQFERVGHTEHFVDAFGHLRIASCRDVFIIHKSDKNNVKYAKFRRGGESSPVSRYYGHDQYILFKNNFKCYRLG from the coding sequence atgaattattcCACCATTACAGTGTTTGTAGCTTTTGCAGTTGTAGTGTGCGATGTCTTCATGTTAGAAGCAATGCAGTCGCACAGCTCTTCAACAAGTGACTCTAATCACATTTGGAATTTACCGTTTGAAGAGTGGaaaaatcaaccacaaagaGACTTGACCGATGAAGGtgataaattacaacaaaaaatgGTGACAGAGGGCGGTAGCTGCTCATGTTCTGATCTCCATGTCCCCGGTAAAATACACGGAGGACAGATGGCCGAAGGTTTAAAACTTCGCAGAGCGGCTGAGATGGAAAAGTGGAGGAAAGAAAGAGCTGTGAATGAAGAACCACTGGTGACCTGTAGAATGCTGTCTCCATTGTCTTACGTCGGGGGCGTTTTGACCGTGGAACCACTTAAAATGGTTCGAGTTGTTGGCCTGTCCGTCGCAGAGAAAGCCATAGTTGACCTTCCTGCTAAAGATCATGCTGATAAAATCCTGACGATTTACTCGACCAAAAAATTGggtacattgactgttgactcGCCGTTTACGGTATCTGAGAATTGTAAGATTAAAGGAAATGACACAGATAGTCTGGAAATAGCATTTAATGCAATGTCTATAACTATTGACGATATCAATTCTATCCTTCAAACTCTAGTGTTCAAAAGTACCTACTACGATATTCACATACGTGAAATTTTAGaagtgaaactttcaaattttaacatcaaCGTTCACATTGAAATACGTCGTGAGCGTCGTCCTAAGATATACGGAACACACTATGATGACGATATCATTAAGAAAGTAACAGTTGTGACCAAAACCTTTGAACGTTACGAGTGTGTTGACAGACTTGTACGCAGTGTCAATCAATACTATCCAGGCATGCAGATCCTTATTGCAGACGACAGTGAAATACCGGAAGAAATCGTCGGTTCAAATGTCCAACAGTTCATAATGCCTTACAAAGAAGGGTGGTTTGCAGGTCGTAATCTCGTTCTCAGCCAAGTAAAGACAAAATATTTCGTGTGGGTCGATGACGATTTCATATTTACCGAAAATACAAAACTGgaaaattttcttgaaaagtttGAAGATCCTCGTATTCAGTTGGATATGATAGGGGCCTTTTTTGAAGACGTCAACGGCACAAAGTACATTCTcagcttgtttttcaaaaacatagaAATTTACGCTGGGGACGAGGATGGTGATTGCATGATGCGAAATCGAGGATTCCAAAGATATCTTGAGGAGTATCCAGAATGTATGATTGTCGATCTAGTCACAAATTTTTTCATGGCGAAGACACTGTCAGTGAGAGCTGTAGGATTTGATCCACAGTTTGAACGTGTCGGTCACACCGAACATTTTGTTGATGCTTTCGGTCATTTACGAATAGCGAGTTGTCGGGATGTGTTTATCATACATAAAAGCgataaaaataatgtcaaatatGCAAAGTTCAGACGTGGTGGAGAGAGTAGTCCTGTTTCTAGGTATTACGGACACGACCAGTACATTCTCTTTAAGAATAATTTTAAATGTTATAGATTAGGTTAA